In a genomic window of Mucilaginibacter sp. KACC 22063:
- a CDS encoding DUF2892 domain-containing protein, whose product MSNIVRLIIACVVLGAAVTLAGFGFWGWGILVFLIGGIILLTYFFNENMIIAQFYLRKEKQDEAEQWLLKITNYETQLNKNQHGYYNLLLGLIESRKAPMKSEKYFKKALSLGMRMSHNTALAKLSLAGISMAKRNKREAQQYLSEATKEDKNKLLADQIKMMKGQLNQMDKQVQRGYRNY is encoded by the coding sequence ATGTCAAATATTGTTCGTCTGATAATTGCCTGTGTTGTGCTTGGTGCAGCGGTTACTCTTGCCGGATTTGGTTTTTGGGGTTGGGGTATACTGGTATTCCTTATCGGCGGTATCATACTTTTAACTTACTTCTTTAACGAAAATATGATCATTGCGCAGTTCTATCTGCGTAAAGAAAAACAGGATGAAGCGGAGCAGTGGTTATTAAAGATCACTAATTACGAAACACAGTTAAACAAAAATCAGCATGGTTATTACAACCTGCTATTGGGTTTAATTGAGTCGCGTAAGGCGCCTATGAAATCTGAAAAATACTTTAAGAAAGCCCTTTCTTTAGGTATGCGTATGTCGCACAATACAGCTTTGGCTAAACTGAGCCTGGCAGGTATTTCAATGGCAAAACGCAATAAGCGTGAAGCGCAGCAGTATTTATCTGAGGCTACTAAAGAAGATAAAAATAAACTGCTTGCCGATCAGATCAAGATGATGAAAGGCCAGCTTAATCAGATGGACAAGCAGGTGCAAAGAGGTTACCGCAATTATTAA
- the lysS gene encoding lysine--tRNA ligase has translation MSIAALSEQEILRRESLQQLRALGIEPYPAEAYPVNAWAKDIRDNFNSKPDAYKQVYIAGRIMSRRIMGSASFVEIQDSTGRIQVYLKRDDICPDEDKTLYNTVFKKLLDIGDYIGIKGYVFLTQTGEISVHTEELTILAKSLKPLPVVKRDESGNIYDGFTDPELRYRQRYVDLTVNPEFKEIFIKRTKVISTMRNYFNEQGWLEVETPILQAVHGGAAARPFATHHNTLDMPLYLRIANELYLKRLIVAGFDGVYEFGKMFRNEGMDRTHNPEFTSMEIYVAYKDYVWMMEMVENCLEKVATEVNGSTLVKVGDHEINFAGPYERLSMYDSIFKYTGIDVSNMDEHALRQTCRDLAIEVDNTMGKGKLIDEIFSAKVEANLIQPTYITDYPVEMTPLAKKHRTKEGLVERFELFVNGKEIGNAYSELNDPLDQRQRLEDQLLLAGRGDEEAMAMDEDFLRSLEYGMPPTSGLGIGIDRLVMLMTNQSTIQEVLFFPQMRPEKKAKVITIDDFVNIGVPAEWVPVINKMGFNTPEELKAANPNKVFNDLGGMRKKLKLDLTMPDKDSVMAWFA, from the coding sequence ATGAGTATTGCAGCTTTATCTGAGCAGGAAATATTACGCCGCGAATCGTTACAACAATTACGCGCGCTGGGCATAGAACCCTACCCTGCCGAAGCATACCCTGTTAACGCATGGGCTAAGGATATTAGAGATAACTTTAATAGCAAACCCGACGCTTATAAACAGGTTTATATTGCAGGCCGTATCATGTCGCGCCGTATTATGGGCAGTGCCTCTTTCGTCGAAATTCAAGACTCGACAGGCCGTATACAGGTTTACCTGAAGCGCGATGATATTTGCCCTGACGAGGATAAAACGCTTTACAATACCGTTTTTAAAAAGCTGCTGGACATTGGCGATTACATTGGCATTAAAGGGTATGTTTTCCTGACCCAAACCGGCGAAATATCTGTACACACAGAAGAACTGACCATTTTAGCTAAATCGCTTAAACCGCTTCCTGTTGTTAAGCGCGATGAAAGCGGAAATATTTATGACGGGTTTACCGACCCTGAATTGCGTTATCGCCAGCGTTATGTCGACCTTACCGTAAACCCCGAGTTTAAAGAGATCTTCATCAAACGTACCAAGGTGATCAGCACTATGCGTAACTATTTTAACGAACAGGGCTGGTTAGAGGTGGAAACGCCTATCCTGCAAGCGGTACATGGCGGTGCAGCTGCTCGTCCGTTTGCTACGCACCACAATACGCTTGATATGCCTTTGTACCTGCGTATTGCGAATGAGCTTTATTTAAAGCGTTTGATCGTAGCAGGATTTGATGGCGTATACGAGTTTGGCAAAATGTTCCGTAACGAAGGTATGGACCGTACCCACAACCCGGAGTTTACATCAATGGAAATATATGTAGCCTACAAAGACTATGTATGGATGATGGAGATGGTAGAAAACTGCCTTGAAAAGGTGGCCACAGAGGTAAATGGTTCGACGTTGGTTAAAGTGGGCGACCATGAAATTAACTTCGCCGGCCCTTACGAGCGTTTATCGATGTACGATTCCATCTTTAAATACACCGGTATCGATGTATCAAACATGGACGAACATGCTTTGCGCCAAACCTGCCGCGATTTAGCCATTGAGGTGGACAACACCATGGGTAAAGGCAAGCTGATTGATGAGATTTTCAGCGCCAAGGTTGAAGCCAACTTAATACAGCCTACATACATTACCGATTACCCGGTGGAGATGACGCCGCTTGCTAAAAAGCACCGCACCAAAGAGGGTTTGGTTGAGCGATTTGAGCTGTTTGTTAACGGTAAAGAGATCGGCAATGCTTATTCAGAGCTTAATGACCCTTTGGATCAGCGCCAGCGTTTGGAAGACCAGCTGCTGTTAGCAGGCCGTGGCGATGAAGAAGCAATGGCTATGGACGAAGACTTTTTACGTTCGCTTGAATATGGTATGCCGCCAACATCGGGCTTGGGTATAGGCATCGACCGTTTGGTGATGCTGATGACCAACCAGAGCACCATACAGGAAGTATTGTTCTTCCCGCAGATGCGCCCTGAGAAAAAGGCCAAAGTGATTACCATTGATGACTTTGTAAACATCGGCGTGCCTGCCGAATGGGTACCGGTAATCAATAAAATGGGCTTCAATACGCCTGAAGAACTGAAAGCAGCTAACCCGAACAAGGTATTTAACGACCTTGGCGGCATGCGCAAGAAATTAAAGTTAGACTTAACAATGCCAGACAAAGACAGTGTTATGGCATGGTTTGCATAA
- the smpB gene encoding SsrA-binding protein SmpB produces MSQDLYIKNKKAYFEYHILDKYVAGIKLLGTEIKSIREGKANINDAFCTFIGNQLYVRNLHISEYSHGSFYNHEAKRDRVLLLNKKELKKLQTRTEEKGYTIVPLGIFISERGFAKLEIALAQGKKAFDKRDTIKDRESKIELSRVMKR; encoded by the coding sequence ATGAGTCAGGATCTGTATATAAAAAATAAGAAGGCGTATTTTGAATACCACATACTGGATAAATATGTGGCGGGGATTAAATTATTAGGTACTGAAATTAAATCGATACGTGAGGGAAAAGCCAATATTAATGATGCCTTCTGCACGTTTATAGGCAACCAGCTATATGTACGTAACCTGCACATTTCCGAGTATTCCCACGGCTCATTTTACAACCACGAAGCCAAGCGCGACCGTGTATTGCTACTTAACAAAAAGGAATTAAAAAAGCTGCAAACGCGTACCGAAGAAAAAGGCTACACGATTGTTCCACTTGGGATTTTTATCAGCGAACGCGGCTTTGCAAAGCTGGAAATTGCTTTGGCACAAGGTAAAAAAGCCTTCGACAAACGCGACACGATAAAAGATCGTGAAAGCAAAATTGAGCTGAGCCGGGTAATGAAGAGATAA
- the ung gene encoding uracil-DNA glycosylase: MAIDLEPGWLNVLQDEFKKDYMVKLRHFLQEEKQQGQVVYPKNADIFNAFNKTPFDKVKVVILGQDPYPGAHQAHGLSFSVQKGIAIPRSLINIYKELETDITGFKKPAHGNLEGWAQQGVLLLNATLTVRAGAPASHQKKGWEIFTDAVIKKISDLKEGVVFILWGSYAQSKIALIDQSKHFILKSVHPSPLSVERGFWGSKPFSKTNELLEKQGKTPIDWQIY; the protein is encoded by the coding sequence ATGGCAATAGATCTGGAGCCGGGCTGGCTTAATGTTTTGCAAGACGAGTTTAAGAAAGATTACATGGTAAAACTGCGCCATTTTCTGCAGGAAGAGAAGCAGCAAGGCCAGGTTGTATACCCCAAAAATGCCGATATATTTAATGCTTTTAACAAAACACCTTTTGATAAGGTAAAGGTAGTGATCCTGGGGCAAGACCCCTATCCTGGTGCTCATCAGGCGCATGGTTTATCGTTTTCTGTACAAAAAGGGATTGCCATACCACGCTCGCTGATCAACATCTACAAAGAACTGGAAACAGATATAACGGGCTTTAAAAAACCAGCACATGGCAATCTGGAAGGTTGGGCACAACAAGGTGTATTACTTTTAAACGCTACGCTTACTGTACGCGCAGGGGCACCGGCATCGCATCAGAAAAAGGGTTGGGAAATATTTACCGATGCGGTGATCAAGAAAATATCAGACTTGAAAGAAGGTGTCGTGTTTATTTTATGGGGCAGCTATGCGCAATCCAAAATTGCACTGATTGATCAAAGCAAGCATTTTATATTGAAATCGGTACACCCATCGCCATTATCCGTAGAGCGCGGATTCTGGGGCTCAAAACCATTTTCCAAGACTAATGAACTGTTAGAGAAACAAGGCAAAACACCAATCGACTGGCAGATTTATTAG
- a CDS encoding metal-dependent transcriptional regulator yields the protein MQTFTEENYLKTIYHLATESETVSTNQLAAILNTKAASVTDMLKRLAEKQLIDYKPYYGVSLTPTGSKIAVNVIRRHRLWEYFLVEKLKFKWDEVHEMAEELEHISSIELVDRLDEFMGHPSYDPHGDPIPDKNGHFKHEVCKPISMLAVNEGGPITAVREHTSAFLQYLEKLNLLIGNKVKVVEVLEYDQSVVLTINESGNRISISRDAAKNILIAI from the coding sequence ATGCAAACTTTTACTGAAGAGAATTATCTTAAAACCATTTATCACCTGGCTACCGAATCTGAAACGGTATCAACCAATCAGTTGGCTGCGATATTAAACACAAAGGCAGCTTCGGTTACTGATATGCTGAAAAGGTTGGCCGAAAAACAGCTGATTGACTATAAGCCCTACTATGGGGTAAGCCTCACTCCCACCGGAAGCAAAATTGCCGTGAACGTCATTCGTCGCCACAGGCTATGGGAATATTTTTTGGTGGAGAAACTAAAATTTAAATGGGACGAGGTACACGAGATGGCCGAGGAACTGGAACATATATCGTCCATAGAGCTTGTTGACCGTTTAGATGAGTTTATGGGACACCCATCTTACGACCCGCATGGCGACCCCATACCCGATAAAAATGGGCATTTTAAGCACGAGGTTTGCAAACCGATAAGCATGCTTGCTGTTAATGAAGGCGGGCCGATTACTGCTGTACGCGAGCATACTTCTGCATTTTTACAATACCTTGAAAAGCTTAACCTGCTTATTGGCAACAAAGTGAAGGTTGTTGAGGTGCTGGAGTACGACCAATCGGTTGTGTTAACAATTAACGAAAGTGGTAACAGGATCAGCATCAGCCGCGATGCTGCTAAAAATATATTAATAGCCATATGA
- a CDS encoding Nramp family divalent metal transporter, translated as MSESLGNVHGSVATDKRTGWRRFLSFIGPAYLISVGYMDPGNWATDLAAGSQFGYRLIWVLLLSNIIALLLQSLSARLGIVRGLDLAQASRHSYNRFVNFCLFILAQIAIIACDLAEIIGMAIGLQLLFGLPLIWGVSITMLDTILLLFLMNKGMRKLEAFIVSLVLIVGLSFLAEMFIAKPDVVEIAKGFVPNSLSDAQLYVAIGIIGATVMPHNLYLHSSLVQTRKIERTDEGIGNAIKFNLWDTTIALNLAFFVNAAILILAASAFYRNGYHEIAEISDAHKLLSKIFGDMAPRLFAIALIASGQSSTITGTLAGQIVMEGHINLRIAPWLRRLLTRLLAIIPAYFTLIYAGGDGLSHLLVLSQVVLSLQLGFAVIPLIHFTSDKVRMGKFAIRIWVRIFAWIAAALIVVLNVRLVIQEFDDWSKSGNVSPLILDGIIVPITIGIGLLLLYVTVKPLLVKAPDKPNNVPHGIAKAIQSIDRINYNHIGIAIDFSRNDWESIRHGIMQGGKEANYTLIHVVETAAARYHGNEVMDMETQSDADNLQQYADELVALGYKANTHIGYGATATAIADVVKQENIDFVVMGSHGHRILKDLIFGTTVNAVRHKVKVPVLIVKPLPK; from the coding sequence ATGAGCGAATCTTTAGGTAATGTACATGGCTCGGTAGCTACAGACAAAAGAACAGGCTGGCGCAGGTTCCTGTCTTTTATAGGTCCCGCGTATCTGATCAGCGTCGGGTACATGGACCCGGGCAATTGGGCAACCGACCTTGCCGCAGGCAGCCAGTTTGGGTACAGACTGATTTGGGTATTATTGTTATCAAACATTATTGCGCTGTTGCTGCAATCACTCAGTGCAAGGCTGGGCATAGTACGTGGGCTCGACCTGGCGCAGGCATCAAGGCACTCATACAACCGCTTTGTCAACTTTTGCTTGTTCATACTGGCACAAATTGCCATTATAGCCTGCGATCTGGCCGAAATCATCGGTATGGCTATAGGTTTGCAACTACTTTTCGGCCTGCCGTTGATCTGGGGTGTTTCCATCACCATGCTCGACACCATTTTGCTGCTTTTCCTGATGAATAAAGGCATGCGCAAACTGGAAGCATTTATTGTATCGCTTGTGTTAATTGTAGGCCTGTCGTTCCTGGCAGAAATGTTTATCGCCAAGCCGGATGTGGTAGAAATAGCAAAAGGATTTGTACCTAATAGCCTTAGCGATGCCCAGTTGTATGTGGCTATCGGTATTATTGGTGCTACAGTAATGCCGCACAACTTGTATCTGCATTCGTCGCTTGTTCAAACGCGTAAAATTGAACGCACAGACGAAGGTATTGGCAATGCCATTAAATTTAACCTTTGGGATACTACCATTGCACTTAACCTGGCCTTTTTTGTTAACGCCGCCATTTTAATATTGGCCGCCAGTGCTTTTTACAGAAACGGCTACCATGAAATAGCAGAAATATCTGACGCACATAAACTACTGAGTAAGATTTTCGGTGATATGGCTCCGAGATTGTTTGCCATAGCGCTTATTGCTTCGGGGCAAAGCTCAACCATTACAGGTACACTCGCCGGACAAATTGTAATGGAAGGCCACATTAACCTGCGTATAGCACCGTGGCTGCGCCGTTTACTCACCCGCTTATTAGCTATTATACCAGCTTATTTTACCCTTATTTATGCCGGTGGCGATGGACTTAGCCATCTTTTGGTACTAAGCCAGGTAGTATTGAGCTTACAATTAGGTTTTGCCGTTATTCCACTGATACATTTTACATCAGATAAGGTACGGATGGGCAAATTTGCCATCAGAATCTGGGTGCGCATTTTTGCCTGGATTGCCGCTGCGCTAATTGTTGTGTTAAATGTAAGACTGGTGATACAGGAATTTGACGACTGGAGTAAATCGGGCAATGTTTCGCCATTAATATTGGATGGCATCATTGTACCAATAACAATAGGTATAGGCTTACTATTGCTATATGTTACTGTGAAGCCTTTGTTAGTCAAAGCCCCTGACAAGCCTAATAACGTTCCGCACGGCATTGCCAAGGCTATACAGTCCATAGACCGTATTAATTATAATCATATTGGTATAGCTATTGACTTTTCGCGAAACGATTGGGAGTCTATCCGGCATGGCATTATGCAGGGCGGCAAAGAGGCTAACTATACGCTTATACACGTTGTAGAAACCGCAGCGGCACGTTATCACGGCAATGAGGTAATGGATATGGAAACCCAAAGCGATGCTGATAACTTACAGCAATACGCCGACGAACTGGTTGCTTTAGGCTATAAGGCCAATACACATATTGGTTACGGTGCTACGGCAACGGCTATTGCAGATGTGGTAAAACAGGAAAACATTGATTTCGTTGTAATGGGGTCGCATGGGCACAGGATTTTGAAAGATTTGATCTTCGGCACAACTGTGAACGCTGTGAGGCATAAGGTGAAGGTACCGGTGCTGATAGTAAAACCGCTACCTAAATAA
- a CDS encoding protein-L-isoaspartate(D-aspartate) O-methyltransferase: MAYKFIDNYREKGARKRLVELLKKKGIEDERVLQAIGKVPRHYFFDETFWNQAYKDIAFPIGEGQTISQPYTVAYQTELLHINKGDKVLEIGTGSGYQTCILVELGASVFTIERQEKLYERTRQVLPYMGYKPQFFLGDGSRGIGEHAPYDKIIVTAGAPTVPEILLKQLNIGGILVIPVGDEEQQKMVTVLKVSENDYEKHVLDTFRFVPLVGDKAW, translated from the coding sequence ATGGCCTACAAGTTTATTGACAATTACCGCGAAAAGGGCGCCCGCAAACGCCTTGTTGAACTACTAAAGAAAAAAGGTATCGAAGACGAGCGGGTATTGCAAGCCATTGGAAAAGTACCCCGCCATTATTTTTTCGACGAAACGTTTTGGAACCAGGCCTATAAGGACATTGCTTTTCCGATAGGCGAGGGGCAAACTATCTCACAACCCTACACCGTTGCTTACCAAACAGAATTACTGCACATTAACAAAGGCGATAAAGTACTTGAAATAGGTACAGGATCAGGTTATCAGACTTGTATTTTGGTTGAACTGGGCGCCAGTGTGTTTACCATAGAACGCCAGGAAAAGCTTTATGAACGTACCAGGCAGGTATTGCCTTATATGGGATATAAGCCGCAATTCTTTCTGGGTGATGGTTCAAGGGGTATAGGAGAACATGCCCCTTATGATAAGATCATTGTAACGGCTGGTGCGCCAACCGTGCCTGAGATACTATTAAAGCAATTGAATATCGGTGGAATATTAGTAATACCGGTAGGCGACGAAGAGCAGCAAAAGATGGTGACTGTGCTAAAGGTATCAGAAAACGACTATGAAAAGCATGTGCTTGATACTTTCAGGTTCGTACCGCTAGTGGGAGATAAAGCCTGGTAA
- a CDS encoding helix-turn-helix domain-containing protein produces the protein MEVLAANTIIPKYTLMQSFCNKAECFHAYQEQGDVIYEKNYFLAPHRKDYYLFAFVKKGDSRHWVDMVPYTLQENSFYFTVPHQIHLKEDTRPINGYIICFTNEFLSISGNDELSQLPIIQNLYNGHQLKLNNEDVAFLEDLSGKIVKEYESTADWKNSMLNAYLRVMLIYLSRIYTAQYENAEPSADKKLLKRFQSAVEEHYLELHDVASYAQLLNISAGHLSEAVKYQSGKTAIEHIHERILLEAKRLLFHTELSVKEMAFKLNFSDVSYFARFFKRLSGYTPLTFRSEVRKKYHAYL, from the coding sequence ATGGAAGTATTAGCGGCAAACACCATTATCCCAAAGTATACCCTAATGCAGTCGTTCTGCAACAAGGCCGAATGCTTTCATGCTTACCAGGAGCAAGGTGATGTAATATATGAAAAGAACTATTTTCTTGCCCCGCACCGGAAGGATTATTACCTGTTTGCTTTTGTAAAGAAAGGCGACAGCCGCCATTGGGTGGATATGGTGCCTTATACATTACAGGAAAACTCATTTTACTTCACCGTACCACATCAGATCCATTTAAAAGAAGATACACGGCCAATAAACGGTTATATCATCTGCTTTACCAATGAATTTTTAAGCATCAGTGGCAATGATGAACTAAGCCAGCTACCCATTATTCAGAACTTGTATAACGGGCATCAACTTAAGCTGAATAATGAGGATGTCGCGTTTTTGGAAGACCTGTCGGGTAAGATTGTTAAGGAATACGAAAGCACTGCCGACTGGAAGAACAGCATGCTGAACGCTTATTTGCGTGTTATGTTGATCTATCTTAGCCGTATTTATACTGCACAATATGAAAATGCCGAACCGTCAGCAGATAAGAAGCTTTTAAAGCGCTTTCAGTCTGCGGTTGAAGAGCACTACCTCGAATTGCATGATGTGGCTTCTTATGCCCAGCTTTTAAATATTTCTGCGGGTCATTTGAGCGAAGCGGTCAAATATCAAAGCGGCAAAACGGCAATTGAGCATATTCATGAACGTATACTGCTCGAGGCTAAACGGCTGCTTTTCCACACCGAACTTAGTGTAAAGGAAATGGCATTCAAGCTCAATTTTTCAGACGTGTCTTATTTCGCGCGTTTCTTTAAGCGGCTTAGCGGCTACACGCCGCTTACCTTCAGGAGTGAAGTCCGTAAAAAGTACCATGCATACCTGTAA
- a CDS encoding SDR family oxidoreductase — translation MKKVLITGANKSIGFETARQLLQKGYYVYLGSRDRNRGEEAVNKLKAEGLDNVETVEIDVSNPASVQSAYQSIASKTDQLDALINNAGILGGMEQSAQTASLEMFHEVFETNFFGAINVTQTFLELLKKADQPRIVNVTSGLGSITLHNDPSWRYYQVKTAAYGPSKSALNAYTTVLAYELRDTKFKVNVVDPGYTATDFNHHSGHRSVADAAADIVKFATLDADGPNGQFYSIENNPETGVSAW, via the coding sequence ATGAAAAAAGTATTAATCACCGGTGCTAACAAAAGCATTGGTTTTGAAACCGCCAGACAACTATTACAAAAAGGATATTACGTTTATTTAGGCAGCCGCGATCGTAACAGGGGCGAAGAAGCGGTGAATAAACTTAAAGCAGAAGGTTTAGACAATGTAGAAACGGTAGAGATTGATGTGAGCAATCCGGCTTCTGTGCAGTCTGCCTATCAATCCATTGCTTCTAAAACAGACCAGTTGGATGCATTGATCAATAATGCCGGCATATTGGGAGGCATGGAGCAATCGGCACAAACAGCAAGCCTGGAAATGTTTCACGAAGTATTTGAGACTAATTTCTTCGGGGCGATAAACGTAACGCAAACGTTTTTGGAGTTGCTTAAAAAAGCAGATCAGCCGCGCATTGTAAACGTTACATCAGGATTGGGATCTATTACTTTGCATAATGATCCTTCATGGCGCTATTATCAGGTTAAAACTGCTGCTTACGGGCCTTCAAAATCTGCTTTAAATGCTTACACCACGGTATTAGCGTACGAATTGCGCGATACCAAGTTTAAGGTAAATGTGGTTGACCCAGGTTATACTGCAACAGACTTTAATCATCATAGCGGCCACCGCAGCGTAGCCGATGCCGCTGCTGACATTGTGAAGTTTGCTACGCTTGATGCAGACGGCCCTAACGGACAATTCTATAGCATTGAAAATAACCCGGAAACAGGAGTAAGCGCCTGGTAA
- a CDS encoding Lrp/AsnC family transcriptional regulator — MANELDKIDLQILKILQENGRITNLQLSNEIGLSPAPTLERVRKLENANYIKSYHALVDEEKLGLGIKTFIQISLDFHKNNTIQIFLDEIQKINEVTECHHVTGQCDFLLKVYVRDIKSYEQLIMEKISRISVVKTFQTMMIMSTSKKEPIIPLEY, encoded by the coding sequence ATGGCAAACGAACTTGATAAAATAGATCTTCAGATATTAAAGATATTACAGGAAAACGGCAGAATCACCAATCTGCAATTATCAAATGAGATTGGTTTATCACCGGCGCCTACTTTAGAACGTGTGCGTAAGCTTGAGAATGCCAACTATATTAAAAGCTATCATGCCTTAGTTGATGAGGAAAAACTGGGCTTAGGCATTAAGACCTTTATACAAATCTCGCTCGACTTTCATAAGAACAATACCATTCAGATATTTTTAGACGAGATACAGAAGATCAACGAAGTAACGGAATGCCACCACGTTACCGGGCAATGCGACTTTCTGTTAAAAGTATATGTGCGCGACATTAAATCATATGAGCAACTGATTATGGAAAAGATCAGCCGTATAAGCGTTGTTAAAACCTTCCAGACAATGATGATCATGTCGACCAGCAAAAAGGAACCTATTATACCGCTGGAGTACTAA
- a CDS encoding AMP-dependent synthetase/ligase — MNLDLEIKTVPELLRNVVKNIHPDTHTFLIHKVKDAWQEISYRETLDKADAISAYFLSIGIKKGDRLGLLIDNGPEYIYYDQALQQIGAVNTSIYPTLTEAEIEYILNDSGTRTLLVGNPFLLRKVLKVANNCPELIRIIPAFDDFEKYTDKIDLTAGVIGFDDMIAEGRTCLEEYRLQINICREGILPSDLSCLIYTSGTTGTPKGVMLMHSNFVETVRYGLDQISNVDQDDLFLSFLPLSHVFERCATYYICCGAGARIAFAQSLDLLAKNLMEVKPTIMNCVPRLLERIHDRANKNGMAAGGIKTKIFLWSMNIGQKYRKATESGKKPGFVLSREYKIAHKLVFSKIIEKTGGRLKFLISGGGALPRNVGEFFGNLGVPILEGFGLTETTGPMCVTEFERQVYGTVGRVFKGTEVGIQNIETGKIYTVQTHDSFNPEFQSEEGEIIIKGISVMKGYWNKPEETKVAIDSEGWFHTGDIGRFYKGYLQITDRLKNMLVNAYGKNIYPTPVENTYLKSHKIEQIFLVGDKREHITAIIVPSREALQETFGYTEQYFEQPELFIKDKQVIDWLNQDVRKLSNELAKFERIKNFKVKRTPFSMEEGEMTVTLKAKRKVIENKYADAINEMYMVEADEA; from the coding sequence ATGAACCTTGATTTAGAGATTAAAACCGTTCCGGAGCTACTTAGGAACGTGGTAAAGAATATCCATCCTGATACCCATACCTTCCTTATACACAAAGTAAAAGATGCCTGGCAGGAAATTTCATACCGCGAAACTTTAGATAAAGCCGATGCCATTTCGGCTTACTTTTTAAGCATTGGTATCAAAAAGGGCGACCGCTTAGGTTTACTAATTGACAACGGACCTGAATATATTTATTACGATCAGGCACTACAACAAATCGGCGCTGTTAATACGTCTATCTACCCTACCCTAACCGAGGCTGAAATAGAATACATCCTGAACGATTCGGGTACACGTACGCTGCTGGTAGGTAATCCCTTCCTGCTGCGTAAAGTACTTAAAGTGGCTAATAACTGCCCTGAGCTGATCCGCATTATTCCGGCGTTTGATGATTTTGAAAAATATACAGACAAGATCGACCTTACGGCAGGTGTAATTGGTTTTGACGATATGATTGCTGAAGGCCGCACCTGCCTTGAGGAATATCGGCTGCAAATAAACATTTGCCGCGAAGGTATTTTGCCGTCTGACCTTTCTTGTCTTATCTATACATCGGGCACTACAGGCACACCCAAAGGCGTAATGCTGATGCATAGCAATTTTGTGGAAACGGTACGTTACGGTCTTGATCAGATTTCTAACGTCGACCAGGACGACCTTTTCCTTTCATTCCTGCCGCTTTCGCACGTATTTGAGCGTTGTGCTACTTATTACATTTGCTGCGGCGCAGGTGCGCGTATTGCCTTTGCACAAAGCCTCGACCTGCTTGCTAAAAACTTAATGGAGGTAAAACCTACCATTATGAATTGCGTACCGCGTTTGCTGGAGCGCATACATGATCGCGCCAATAAAAACGGCATGGCAGCAGGCGGCATTAAAACCAAGATCTTTTTATGGTCGATGAACATCGGCCAGAAGTACCGTAAGGCTACCGAAAGTGGCAAAAAACCAGGTTTTGTTTTAAGCCGTGAATATAAAATTGCGCATAAGCTTGTATTCAGTAAAATTATCGAGAAAACAGGTGGCCGCTTAAAATTCCTGATCTCAGGCGGCGGTGCATTGCCACGCAATGTGGGCGAGTTTTTTGGTAACCTCGGCGTACCTATCCTGGAAGGCTTTGGCTTAACCGAAACTACAGGCCCTATGTGCGTTACCGAGTTTGAACGCCAGGTTTACGGAACCGTAGGCCGCGTATTTAAAGGCACCGAAGTTGGTATCCAAAATATAGAGACTGGTAAAATATATACCGTACAAACACACGACAGCTTTAATCCGGAGTTTCAATCAGAAGAAGGTGAGATCATTATCAAGGGTATTTCAGTAATGAAGGGCTATTGGAATAAGCCCGAAGAAACCAAAGTTGCCATTGATAGCGAAGGGTGGTTCCATACGGGTGATATTGGCCGTTTTTACAAAGGCTATCTGCAAATTACCGACAGGCTTAAGAACATGCTGGTTAACGCTTATGGTAAAAATATTTATCCAACCCCGGTTGAAAACACTTATCTGAAAAGCCACAAGATTGAACAGATATTCTTAGTAGGCGATAAACGCGAGCATATTACGGCGATCATTGTCCCATCAAGAGAAGCATTGCAGGAAACTTTTGGCTATACCGAGCAGTATTTTGAGCAGCCTGAATTGTTTATTAAAGACAAGCAGGTGATTGACTGGCTTAACCAGGATGTGCGCAAGCTATCGAACGAGTTGGCCAAATTTGAACGCATTAAAAACTTCAAGGTAAAACGTACCCCCTTCAGTATGGAAGAAGGTGAAATGACCGTTACGCTAAAAGCCAAACGTAAAGTTATCGAAAACAAATATGCTGATGCCATTAACGAGATGTATATGGTTGAAGCTGATGAGGCTTAG